AGAGATATAATGATCTCATGAACAACATGAAGGAGTTTGGTCATCTCCAAGAAACTCAACATCAGCTGAATAGCAAACTGCATTAGTTGGCTTCCCTTCAAAGCTCAagctaactcccttcaatcgtaAAAAATGCCATCTTATTCTATACATATTGTAGATGAAAAATGCCATCTTGAAAAACATAGGTATTCACTAATTATAAGGAGCATCATTATGATAAACCGTAAAATCATAAACGTgttattttcttaaataatcaatcaaccatacatggcaaaagTACCCCATTTGTGTGTTACTATTATAATATCAATAACGTCGAACTGCAAACATCATTGTATCTATTTTATTGCTATCTTCTTCGTCTTAATTTCCTCAATAAGACGATCCATGTCCACAAACGAAGAGCCATCAGGGCTCACAGCGGCCTTGGCTGATTCCGCCACCTCCTCCGCTCCCTTCAAGAACTCGTCCTTCCTCGACTCCATAACCTCAATCACCATCTTCTCTACCACAGCTCTATCGCAACTATCCTTCATGTCCAAACCAACCTTCCACACCGCCTCCACGTACCGGCTGTTGACATGCTGGTCAAGGAAATCCGGCCGACAAATCATAGGCTTACCCTCGACCATGCTCTCGAGAGTCGAGTTCCACCCACTGTGAGTCAGAAACCCACCCACAGCCGGGTGCGCCAGCACCTCCTCCTGCGGCCCACCTCACTACACAACCTCTCTCCTCTGTCCCTCGAGTCAAATCCTGATCAGGGGACAGAATCCCTGCCTCATCCAAATACCCGATGACCGAGCCGGGCCTCCGGACCCACAAAAACCTAACCCCACTATTCACTTACCCATGCCATATCTCACACATTTGGTCTCTTGTCATGACAGCAAGACTACCAATGCTGACACAGACAACAGATTTGGAGGGCTGTTTGTCCAGCCAAGAAATGCAGCTCCTGTCTTCTTCCCAGATGCTGTTGGAGGTCTTGGGGCGAACCGCGATCCGGCCTTGTGGTGGGCGTGGAGGGGCCCGATGGCGTAGATGTTGGGGCAGATGGTGCTGATTTGAGAGAGAATGGGAGCCTCGAGGTGGTGAAATGTGTTGAAGATGAGGCCTTGAGCGAGAGGGATGTGCCTGGCCTCGTGCAGGATTAGTCGGATTCTCCGATCGTTGATGTCATTGGTGCGGCAGAAGCTCGGCAGATCGCGGCGCCGGATGATGCCTTCCATGCCAGGTGCGTTCATTATCATCTCATCCAAGTTGTCATCTAACAAAAACAGAGTATATAGTTGAAATCTAACAAGATGATGCAGACAAGATTAGCATGGCATCTGCGCAAGGATGACGCGCATAAATCAAGAAAAGGGATCTAACAAAAACAGAGTAAGAGTATATAATATAGTTATGGTCAAAACAGAGTATATAGTTAAAGATAGAGATGGAATATAATCAGAAGCTTAAATGTTCAatattacttcatccgtccgtgaaatgttgtccagtttttTCATTTCGATTCGTCCGTGAAATGATGTCAgcttttattctatttttggtaaatgaacccactctccactaacacaTTACCCCTCacgttctattataaaactaatatataaatatggggcttacattccactaactttttccactcatttttcttcatatttcttaaaactcgtgctgagtCAAATATGAACAACATTTTGCggacaaaggaaataaaaattactaaacTAAGTAACTTAATAAATTATCCTACATTATACACATAGCAAATCATCAAAagtaaacaaagaaaaacaaaccTTAAAACAAAATCTCCGTGGCGTAAAGAAACGTATCAGAAGTAAACACCAATTCacaactaaaataaaagaacaaGACACCTTTGAAAGGAACCTCCCCAGCTTGAATAAGCCTAGGCAAGCAGAGCAACGTCCAAAATCCACAAGGACTAACGGTGTCGAAATACAGAAGCGGAGCTCCGATCTCGGCCGCCACATCGCTGGCGAAAGCGAAGACCCCATCAGCAATCAAGCAAGTCACGGGTGTTTCCGCCGTCAGCAGCATCTCCCGGAATATTGGGACGGCGGAAGCATCCATGGATTCTAGAAGATTCCCAATCTCGGCGCTGGTCCGAGGATTCTCCTCGGGCAGGCCGTCAGGAACTGTCCAGAAGCAGAAGTCCGGATAGTTCCGGAAGCGAATGGGAACATCGGTGTGGGTGATGAGGCGTTGGTGGATGTAATCTGTGTTAAGGAATGTGACTTTGATTTGGTTGATGGACAGAATCTCTGCTAGTTTGAGCTTACAGTTAACTGGTCCTTGTAGAGGTAAGGGGAATATGAAGACATGAGCTTCTCTTTCATGTTGCATTTTTATTCTGAGATTTATGTTTTGATGATGAAAATGTAAGGGTGCGTTTTCTTATATAGGAAAATTAGGGTTGATAATTTTTGTAATACGAATCTGCATGAAATTATTGGGTCTGAGTCGAGCCTTATTTCATTCGTACCCTTACCGGGTTGACTCGCTAAGAATTCGATAATTTTGAGTTAGGTTCGAGTTGGATTCGGGTTGTATATAGATAACCAATCAAGAAACTAATAtttcattattattaaaaaaatattatattttactttaatttttaaatttatggtAAATCAGAttaaaatagtataaaatgaatattaatCGTATAAATTAAGttgaaaaataaggtttaatcgtgtaatataaTGTTCGGGAAGTTATTGTGTCGTGTTAAttcatattatatcgtgtcatTAACGGGCTATTGTCGGGTGTGGATCGTGTTCAGGTTTGAAAATAGCAGGCcgggttcgtgttcgggttTATAGTTTCCTTAAACAAATAGGTATGGAAATGTGAACTTCAAATTTGGTGAATTAAGTAATACTACACTTCTTCcataaaataaatttgttttAAATGTACTAAAATACCTTAGTAAACTTTAAAATTTGctctcttttcatttttctttatttatcaCTCTAATTCacattgatatgattatgattaaTGGGCTCGTAGCCTCTGTTTTTTTTACTGAAGAGAAAACAAAGctaaattaaagataaaataatCTCCTTTTTGACATTTGGGCATCTAACTGGTAATTGGTTTCTATTGTGAACAAaagactaaaatgaaaataatataatCTACTTTTTTACATTTGGGAATCTAATTGGTAGTTACGCTTGGAATAATATGTCTATTTCTGCTATAGTTCCCAAAATGATTGTTTATCATTGTATGTTTGAAACTTCGttgtatgtttattttttaGTGATCATATGGATGGATTCATGTTAAACTTTGAAACTTTGTTGTATGTTTATTTTTAGTGTTCATATAGATAGATTCGTGTTAAACTTTGAAACTTTGTTGTATGTTTATTTTTAGTGTTCATATGGATGGATTCATGTTACAATTATAAGCAAATATAGACAAAGAAAATTTTGGGCTACATATGTGCATGTTAAAATTATTTCCTTTGGATTGTTACTTGTCACATACTTATTGACAGTAGTTACTTAGCTTTTCCTGCAAActtgtactcccttcgtccatgaaatattgtccaagtttgatttggcatgagttttaaaaaatatgaagaaaagtaagttgaaaaagttagtagatgagggtctcacatttatatattagtttaataataGAACGTGAGTTtaaagagttagtggaaagttGAGACTATTTaccaaaagtagaaaaaaagcAAAGTGTACAACTTTTTAcagacggacggaaatggaaaagctggacaatatttcacagacggagggaatataataAACTTATTTTTCACCCACTTACTCGTGAGAAGAGGAGTCTCATTTGTTAATTTAGGAAATGGTAGCATTATTTTCTCAAATAATCAATCAAACTAAATGGCAAATGTACCATTTATGAGCAATTATAACATCAACAAACTCGAACAACAAACATCACTACCTCTATTTTATTGCTATCTTCATCGTCTTAATTTCCTCAATAAGACGATCCATATCTGCAAACGAAGAGCCACCGGGGCTCACGGCAGCCCTGGCTGATTCTGCCACCTCCTCTGCCCCCTTCAAGAACTCATCCTTCCTCGACTCCATAACCTCTCTCACCATCTTCTCCACCACAACTCTATCGCAACTATCCTTCATGTCCAAGCCAACCTTCCACACAACCTCCACGTACCTACTGTTGACTTGCTGGTCAACGAAGTACGGCCAGCAAATCATAGGCTTCCCCTCGACCATACTCTCGAGAGTCGAGTTCCACCCACTGTGCGTCAGAAACCCACCCACGGCCGGATGCGCCAGCACCTCCTCCTGCGGTGCCCACCTCACTATGCAACCTCTCTCCTCCGTCCCCCGAGCCAACTCCTGGTCAATCCCGGTCTCATCCGAATCCCCGGTTACCGAGCCAGGCCTCCGGACCCACAAGAACCTAACCCCACTATTAACCAACCCATGCCATATCTCACACATTTGGTCCCTTGTCATGACAGCAAGACTACCAATGCTGACATAGACCACAGATTTGGAGGGCTGTTTGTCCAGCCAAGAAATGCAACTCCCGTCTTCTTCCCAGATGCTGTTGGAGGTCGTGGGGCGAGCCTCCCAGCTCGCAAGCCGGGCCTTGAGGTGCGCGTGGAGGGGGCCGAGGGCGTAGATGTTGGGGCAGACGGTGCGGAGCTGTGCGAGGATCGGAGCCTCGAGGTGGTGGAATGTGTTGAAGATGACGCCCTGCGCGAGAGGGATGTGCTCGTCCTCGCGCAGGACTAGCTGGATTATCTGATCGTTGAGATCGTTAGTGCGgtagaagctcggaagatctcGCCGCCGGATGATGCCTTCCATGCCGGGTGCGTTGATTATCATCTCATCCAAGTTGTCATCTAACAAAAACAGAGGCCAAAACAGAGTAAAAAAACAGAGTAAAAAACAGAGTATATAGTTAAAGATAGATTGGAATCTCCATTTCAATGAGATATATAAATCAAATTactaatctatataagtaaaTTAATATCTGTGTtgaaaagaaacgtctctatTATCTTCGAACATAACCAAATTACcaataaatcaaagaaaaacaCACCTTTGAAAG
This DNA window, taken from Salvia splendens isolate huo1 chromosome 18, SspV2, whole genome shotgun sequence, encodes the following:
- the LOC121777968 gene encoding 7-deoxyloganetic acid glucosyltransferase-like; this encodes MQHEREAHVFIFPLPLQGPVNCMLKLAEILSINKIKVTFLNTDYIHQRLCSHTDVPIRFRNYPDFCFRTVPDGLPEENPRTGTEIGNLLESMDASAVPIFREMLLTAETPVTCLIADGIFTFATDVAAEIGAPLLYFDTVSPCGLWTYLCLPKLIEAGEVPFKDDNLDEMIINAPGMEGIIRRRDLPSFYRTNDLNDQIIQLVLREDEHIPLAQGVIFNTFHHLEAPILAQLRTVCPNIYALGPLHAHLKARLASWEARPTTSNSIWEEDGSCISWLDKQPSKSVVYVSIGSLAVMTRDQMCEIWHGLVNSGVRFLWVRRPGSVTGDSDETGIDQELARGTEERGCIVRWAPQEEVLAHPAVGGFLTHSGWNSTLESMVEGKPMICWPYFVDQQVNSRYVEVVWKVGLDMKDSCDRVVVEKMVREVMESRKDEFLKGAEEVAESARAAVSPGGSSFADMDRLIEEIKTMKIAIK